A stretch of the Malus sylvestris chromosome 10, drMalSylv7.2, whole genome shotgun sequence genome encodes the following:
- the LOC126587893 gene encoding protein MKS1-like, with product MDYSTGKSPRRELQLQGPRPTPLKIHKDSHKIKKPPVVPQPSKLPNLQQQPHHYQQPRQPVIIYTVSPKVIHTNPSEFMDLVQRLTGLPPSNSSTISSSPPRNNNIHPPNYVNYNNPPAHDDQGMKKTSTAQDVVEEMEIMDGGGGGGGGGVRQKGLFPGILSPGPASLTPIPSNFFSPPADSFFHDLSPVLHGNRNFIEGSFMPSPSNFFSPSTSIDLFNNFPYQ from the coding sequence ATGGATTATTCAACAGGAAAATCTCCAAGAAGAGAGCTTCAACTCCAAGGTCCACGTCCAACACCTCTCAAGATACACAAAGACTCTCACAAGATCAAGAAACCTCCAGTTGTACCACAACCGTCAAAACTACCAAACCTGCAGCAGCAGCCCCATCACTACCAGCAGCCACGTCAACCGGTCATAATCTACACGGTGTCCCCGAAGGTCATCCACACAAACCCTAGCGAGTTCATGGACCTTGTCCAACGCCTCACCGGGTTACCACCATCGAATTCTTCTACTATATCTTCTTCCCCGCCTAGAAATAACAATATTCATCCTCCGAATTACGTTAACTATAATAATCCTCCAGCTCATGATGATCAAGGGATGAAGAAAACTAGTACTGCTCAAGATGTTGTGGAAGAAATGGAAATTatggatggtggtggtggtggtggtggtggtggtgtgagGCAAAAGGGTTTGTTTCCAGGGATCTTGTCGCCTGGGCCCGCTTCGCTTACTCCGATTCCTTCAAACTTCTTCTCTCCACCTGCGGATAGCTTCTTTCATGATTTGAGCCCCGTGCTCCATGGCAACAGGAACTTCATAGAAGGTAGTTTCATGCCTAGTCCGTCAAACTTCTTTTCCCCGTCTACATCCATTGACTTATTCAACAATTTTCCATATCAATAG